Proteins from a single region of Chryseobacterium sp. T16E-39:
- the mutS gene encoding DNA mismatch repair protein MutS — protein MAKTKKESPSKKETPLMTQYNTIKAKYPDALLLFRVGDFYETFGQDAIRASQVLGIVLTKRANGEGHIELAGFPHHSVDSYLPKLVRAGLRVAICDQLEDPKTVKGIVKRGVTELVTPGVTFNDQVLSSKKNNFLLSLHKEKEKFGMALVDISTGEFLVSEGNLEKLLHIVATFDPSEIIYQRSVQIPEQLKNKSAFKLEDWAFQYNFAYEKLTSHFKTNSLKGFGIEGFSLAITAAGAIFAYLVEDTHHNLLAHLTKIKVIPQDDFLMMDNFTLRNLEIVYPSNPQGKSLLDIIDKTATPMGGRLLRRRIILPLKSVNEIQRRLSLIDFLNENDILKYEISQLLRSISDLDRLMGKLAAEKISPKEIGYLRQSLVNIHTIKGLLHPFADVLAWLEPLYDLNELIKFLQDRLNDELPVNISKGKVIKEGISEELDRLRNLQSKGRGFLDEMCQREIERTGITSLKIDFNNVFGYFIEVRNTHKDKVPSDWLRKQTLVSAERYITEELKEYESQILGAEEKISVLENELYRNVCSETMVYMDQIQENSNIIAQLDVAVGLSELAVSESYTKPILNESYIVDLKEARHPIIENALPLGEKYIPNDIFLDKDSQQIIMVTGPNMAGKSAILRQTAIVCLLAQIGSFVPAKYAEIGVLDKIFTRVGATDNISAGESTFMVEMNEAANILNNISERSLILLDEIGRGTSTYDGVSIAWAIAEYLHQHASQAKTLFATHYHELNEMTVNFERVKNFHVSIQENKGNIIFLRKLVPGGSEHSFGIHVAKLAGMPAKVVNRANEILKTLEASRTQGTSSESIKRVTDENMQLSFFQLDDPVLENIREELTKIDINTLTPIEALMKLNSIKKMIGG, from the coding sequence ATGGCAAAAACAAAGAAGGAATCTCCCTCGAAAAAGGAAACTCCATTAATGACTCAGTATAATACCATCAAGGCAAAATATCCTGATGCTCTATTGTTGTTCCGGGTAGGAGATTTTTATGAAACTTTTGGACAGGATGCAATTCGGGCTTCTCAGGTTCTGGGTATTGTCCTCACCAAAAGAGCCAATGGAGAAGGTCATATTGAATTAGCTGGTTTTCCTCATCATTCAGTAGATTCTTATCTGCCAAAATTAGTTAGAGCAGGACTTCGCGTCGCTATTTGCGACCAATTGGAAGATCCAAAAACAGTGAAAGGAATAGTAAAAAGAGGAGTTACGGAACTGGTTACTCCCGGAGTTACATTCAATGATCAGGTATTAAGTTCGAAAAAGAATAACTTTCTTCTTTCTCTGCATAAAGAAAAAGAGAAATTTGGGATGGCTTTAGTGGATATTTCTACCGGAGAATTTTTAGTAAGCGAGGGAAATCTTGAAAAACTCTTGCACATTGTGGCTACTTTTGATCCAAGCGAGATTATTTATCAAAGAAGTGTTCAGATTCCTGAGCAATTAAAGAATAAAAGTGCTTTCAAACTGGAAGACTGGGCTTTTCAATATAATTTTGCCTATGAAAAGCTGACCAGCCACTTTAAAACCAATTCATTAAAAGGATTTGGTATAGAAGGATTTTCCCTGGCGATTACAGCAGCGGGGGCTATTTTTGCTTATCTGGTAGAGGATACTCATCATAATCTGTTAGCTCATCTTACTAAAATTAAAGTGATTCCTCAGGATGATTTTTTAATGATGGATAATTTCACATTGAGGAATCTTGAAATTGTTTATCCCAGTAATCCACAAGGAAAATCGCTTTTAGATATTATTGATAAAACAGCCACCCCAATGGGAGGAAGGTTGCTAAGAAGAAGGATCATCCTTCCTTTAAAATCAGTTAACGAAATACAACGGAGGCTTTCACTGATCGATTTTTTAAATGAAAATGATATATTAAAATATGAAATCTCCCAGTTACTAAGATCCATTTCTGATTTAGATCGTTTAATGGGTAAACTAGCGGCTGAAAAAATATCGCCTAAAGAAATCGGATACCTGCGTCAAAGTTTAGTTAATATCCATACAATCAAAGGATTGCTTCATCCGTTTGCTGATGTGTTGGCATGGTTAGAGCCTTTGTATGATTTAAATGAACTTATTAAATTTTTACAGGATCGCCTTAATGATGAGCTTCCGGTAAATATTTCAAAAGGGAAGGTAATTAAAGAGGGCATTTCAGAAGAATTAGACAGGTTAAGAAACCTCCAGAGTAAAGGGCGTGGTTTTCTGGATGAGATGTGCCAACGGGAAATTGAAAGAACAGGAATAACAAGTCTTAAAATAGATTTTAACAACGTTTTCGGATATTTTATAGAAGTTCGGAATACGCATAAAGATAAGGTTCCAAGTGATTGGTTAAGAAAACAGACCCTGGTAAGTGCAGAACGTTATATCACTGAAGAATTAAAAGAATATGAAAGTCAGATTCTTGGGGCTGAAGAAAAGATCAGTGTTTTGGAGAATGAGCTTTACAGGAATGTTTGTTCTGAAACCATGGTGTATATGGATCAGATCCAGGAAAACTCAAATATTATTGCACAGCTTGATGTCGCAGTAGGTTTATCGGAATTAGCCGTTTCTGAAAGCTATACGAAACCGATCTTGAATGAAAGCTATATTGTTGATTTAAAAGAGGCAAGACATCCAATTATTGAAAATGCACTTCCGTTAGGGGAGAAGTATATTCCTAATGACATATTTCTAGACAAAGATTCTCAGCAAATTATAATGGTAACGGGTCCCAATATGGCGGGTAAGTCTGCGATCCTTCGTCAGACGGCTATAGTATGTCTCTTAGCTCAAATAGGAAGTTTTGTGCCTGCAAAATATGCTGAAATCGGAGTTTTAGATAAGATCTTTACCAGAGTAGGGGCTACAGATAATATTTCTGCGGGCGAATCAACTTTTATGGTTGAGATGAATGAAGCCGCCAATATTTTGAATAATATTTCAGAAAGGAGTTTAATCTTACTGGATGAAATTGGTCGTGGAACATCTACCTATGATGGGGTTTCCATTGCGTGGGCTATTGCAGAGTATCTGCACCAGCATGCAAGTCAGGCAAAAACTTTATTTGCTACCCACTATCATGAATTGAATGAGATGACCGTGAATTTTGAAAGGGTAAAGAACTTCCACGTTTCTATTCAGGAAAACAAAGGGAATATAATTTTCCTTAGAAAGCTTGTTCCAGGCGGAAGTGAACATAGTTTTGGTATTCATGTAGCAAAGTTAGCGGGGATGCCTGCAAAAGTCGTAAATAGAGCTAATGAAATTCTAAAAACATTGGAAGCAAGCCGTACTCAGGGAACTTCATCAG
- a CDS encoding GNAT family N-acetyltransferase: protein MDFPILETERLILRQLTANDAKDLFEYFSLDIVMEYYDLATFTQIEEAENVINTFNTEFENKKGFRWAIELKEEKKVIGTCGYHNWFHEHFKAEIGYELNPKYWQKSYMKEAIQPILSYGFEKMNLHRIEAFIDPANISSEKLLFSTGFQKEGTMRDFFFEKGKFVDATIFGLIKE from the coding sequence ATGGATTTTCCAATATTAGAAACTGAAAGATTAATTTTACGACAACTCACAGCTAATGATGCTAAAGATTTATTTGAATACTTTTCTTTAGATATCGTTATGGAATATTATGATCTGGCCACATTTACTCAAATTGAAGAAGCTGAAAATGTGATCAATACCTTCAATACAGAGTTTGAGAATAAAAAAGGATTTAGATGGGCTATTGAACTCAAAGAAGAAAAAAAGGTCATAGGAACATGTGGTTATCATAATTGGTTTCACGAGCATTTCAAGGCTGAAATAGGTTATGAACTGAATCCAAAATACTGGCAAAAATCATACATGAAAGAGGCCATACAGCCTATTTTATCTTATGGATTTGAAAAAATGAATCTTCACAGAATAGAGGCCTTCATTGATCCTGCTAATATCTCTTCTGAAAAACTTCTGTTTTCAACCGGTTTTCAGAAAGAAGGAACCATGCGTGATTTTTTCTTTGAAAAGGGAAAGTTTGTAGATGCTACTATTTTTGGACTTATAAAAGAATAG